A window of the Campylobacter massiliensis genome harbors these coding sequences:
- a CDS encoding FeoA family protein, whose product MNLGSAQAGILYKIKELKAEGKLLQKLLDMGFINGAVVEAVRLAPLLDPIEFKIQDCLISLRKSEAALVEIEVCK is encoded by the coding sequence ATGAATCTTGGCTCTGCACAGGCTGGAATTTTATATAAGATAAAAGAGCTCAAAGCCGAAGGCAAACTACTTCAAAAGTTGCTCGATATGGGCTTTATAAACGGAGCCGTCGTTGAGGCGGTAAGACTCGCTCCGCTTCTTGATCCCATAGAGTTTAAAATTCAGGACTGTTTGATATCGCTTAGAAAAAGCGAGGCGGCTTTGGTGGAGATTGAAGTTTGCAAATAA
- a CDS encoding DUF4198 domain-containing protein — protein MKKSLALLAVFGVFIVAGGHDFLLFCGNGEKTSGNIGFGHDFPKSEPIDAERVNNFEAPLILGKDGKVTLKQSGENYHYEGAKLKDGTYAITGEYKPTFWTEDADGKWHMGGTKKTIKNAKFCRRATMSAKSVINVGAGDDFITKSTGQRLEIVPLENPAKFKVGEPFKVKVLFEGKPLKVATIDGTFDGFLKDKSAFHATTDLKGETEVLALRPGKWVLKVVHKFPYADAKKCDEETAIASFTFEIK, from the coding sequence ATGAAAAAGAGTTTAGCTCTATTGGCGGTTTTTGGTGTATTTATCGTAGCTGGAGGACATGATTTTTTGCTATTTTGTGGAAACGGCGAAAAAACCAGCGGGAATATAGGTTTTGGGCATGATTTCCCAAAATCAGAACCCATAGACGCCGAGCGCGTAAACAATTTTGAGGCGCCCTTGATCCTTGGTAAAGACGGCAAGGTCACGCTAAAACAAAGCGGAGAGAACTATCACTACGAGGGCGCGAAGCTAAAAGACGGTACGTACGCGATTACCGGCGAATACAAGCCTACGTTTTGGACGGAAGATGCTGATGGCAAATGGCACATGGGCGGTACTAAAAAAACAATAAAAAATGCTAAATTTTGCCGCCGCGCTACGATGAGCGCAAAGAGCGTCATAAATGTCGGCGCAGGAGATGACTTTATAACCAAATCCACGGGGCAACGCCTTGAGATTGTGCCTTTGGAAAATCCGGCCAAATTTAAAGTCGGCGAGCCGTTTAAAGTAAAGGTGCTATTTGAAGGAAAGCCTTTAAAAGTCGCTACCATTGACGGCACGTTTGACGGATTTTTGAAAGACAAAAGCGCGTTTCATGCAACGACCGATCTAAAAGGAGAAACCGAGGTTTTAGCGCTTAGACCAGGGAAATGGGTGCTAAAAGTAGTGCATAAATTCCCTTACGCAGACGCTAAAAAATGCGACGAAGAGACAGCTATAGCCTCTTTTACTTTTGAGATAAAATGA
- a CDS encoding TonB-dependent receptor — MLGLFETSGALIDDKLFLGLNGSASKEDGWIINDLNGEKANDKKNYNFGLNLKIVPTDRFTIKIYGDLFHRQDDSLDELFIPKSKLGSISKDEAKHINLETPARVKQTSTSGALDLKYEFDKFDVTSSTTYRKVKKDGLYDEDFGSKATYLDPDHYGLVTFLNAKNDTISEELRFSGTDEQSFKWVGGLYFENEKQVFGPIGDQYGDSGRTIVEDWPSINRSRTASAFGQIIYPVTSKFDVTLGGRYQQIKKHTMVDYFSYELGQNPGAPVFSMDEKETFRTFLPKFALGYDITDELNIYAMYSKGYLAGGFNFYTTGGSREDNKFDAQTSDDYEIGVKGSYDNFRFSTALFYMAIKGTHIFYTDPNNTNIYYVANADKATSMGAEFEGIVRVSKELDINLAASLLKTKYGDYINKDGTNNKGNKIEKNPEYKLSLGASYYAPMGVYARLDGNMIGKTYFDAQNKLAQKSYFTADAKVGYLKDGFDVYFYVKNLTDKEYFSHIRDRARNVLATYGKGRMFGVGVRYSF; from the coding sequence ATGCTAGGGCTTTTTGAAACCAGCGGTGCGCTTATAGACGATAAGCTATTTTTAGGCTTAAACGGCTCGGCGTCTAAAGAGGATGGCTGGATCATAAACGATCTAAATGGTGAAAAAGCCAATGACAAGAAAAATTATAATTTCGGACTAAATTTAAAGATAGTGCCGACGGATCGCTTTACGATCAAAATTTACGGCGACCTTTTTCATCGCCAGGACGACTCGCTAGATGAGCTTTTTATTCCGAAATCAAAATTGGGCAGCATATCAAAAGATGAGGCCAAGCATATAAATTTAGAAACTCCGGCCCGCGTTAAGCAAACCTCAACCTCAGGAGCTCTAGACTTAAAATACGAATTTGACAAATTTGACGTAACCTCATCCACAACTTATCGTAAGGTTAAAAAAGACGGACTTTACGACGAAGACTTCGGTAGCAAAGCAACCTATCTCGATCCTGATCACTATGGACTAGTTACATTTTTAAATGCTAAAAATGATACTATTTCCGAAGAACTTAGATTTAGCGGTACGGACGAGCAAAGTTTTAAATGGGTCGGCGGGCTTTATTTTGAAAACGAAAAACAAGTATTCGGTCCTATCGGCGATCAGTATGGCGATAGCGGTAGGACGATAGTGGAGGACTGGCCGTCAATAAACCGCTCGCGAACGGCATCCGCATTTGGCCAAATAATCTATCCCGTTACGAGTAAATTTGACGTGACGCTAGGCGGTAGATACCAGCAGATCAAAAAACATACTATGGTCGATTATTTCTCGTATGAGCTTGGGCAAAACCCTGGCGCACCGGTATTTTCGATGGATGAAAAAGAGACGTTTAGAACGTTTCTGCCTAAATTTGCTCTCGGATATGATATTACCGATGAGCTAAACATCTATGCGATGTATTCAAAGGGCTATTTGGCGGGCGGCTTTAACTTCTACACCACCGGCGGTAGCAGAGAAGATAATAAATTTGACGCACAGACAAGTGACGACTATGAAATCGGTGTAAAAGGCTCATACGATAACTTTAGATTTTCTACGGCACTATTTTATATGGCTATCAAAGGCACGCATATATTCTACACCGACCCGAACAATACTAATATCTACTACGTTGCAAACGCCGATAAAGCGACATCGATGGGTGCCGAATTTGAGGGGATCGTAAGGGTCAGTAAGGAGCTTGATATAAATTTGGCTGCAAGTCTACTTAAGACTAAATACGGCGACTATATTAACAAAGACGGCACGAATAATAAAGGCAATAAAATCGAGAAAAACCCGGAGTATAAGCTATCTTTGGGTGCGTCTTACTATGCCCCAATGGGTGTTTATGCAAGGCTTGACGGAAATATGATAGGTAAGACCTATTTTGATGCGCAAAATAAACTTGCCCAAAAGAGTTATTTTACGGCAGATGCAAAAGTGGGCTATCTAAAAGATGGCTTCGATGTATATTTTTACGTCAAAAACTTGACCGACAAAGAGTATTTCTCACACATTAGAGATAGGGCTCGCAACGTCTTAGCAACTTATGGTAAGGGCAGGATGTTTGGTGTCGGCGTAAGATATAGTTTTTAA
- a CDS encoding TonB-dependent receptor plug domain-containing protein, which translates to MKAFSLSRLTAALLVLTNSALAAEDITLGEVAVTANKISENLKDVPQSISVVNSSELEERGVKNVEELVKTIPNITGVGGMYEGISTRGLNPSIYTSSNPVTVYIGGVAQSNKDAAYIPITNIERVEVYEVLAALSTAKIRSAVS; encoded by the coding sequence ATGAAAGCATTTTCTCTATCTAGACTAACAGCCGCTCTTTTAGTTCTTACTAATTCGGCTCTAGCCGCAGAAGATATAACGCTTGGCGAAGTTGCAGTAACCGCAAATAAAATCAGTGAAAATTTAAAGGATGTGCCTCAGAGCATCAGCGTAGTGAATAGCTCCGAGCTAGAGGAGCGAGGCGTGAAAAATGTCGAGGAGTTGGTAAAAACTATACCAAACATCACGGGTGTGGGTGGAATGTATGAGGGTATAAGTACAAGAGGGCTTAATCCTTCTATATATACGAGTTCTAATCCCGTCACGGTCTACATCGGCGGCGTAGCTCAAAGCAACAAAGACGCAGCCTATATTCCTATTACAAATATCGAACGCGTCGAGGTTTACGAGGTCCTAGCAGCGCTATCTACGGCAAAGATTCGATCGGCGGTATCATAA